The following proteins come from a genomic window of Perognathus longimembris pacificus isolate PPM17 chromosome 12, ASM2315922v1, whole genome shotgun sequence:
- the Anxa13 gene encoding annexin A13 → MAKIQISQQICSKFEKLQLLAADPCSLVLLQKQGTSEDIAYCAKERSHQGFDADRDAKKLYKACKGMGTDEAAIIEVLSSRTSEERQKIKQKYKAKYGKDLEDVLKSELSGNFEKAALALLDRPNEYAARQLQKAMKGMGTDEAVLIEILCTRSNKEIVAIKEAYQRLFDKSLESDVKDDTSGNLRRILVSLLQANRDEGDEVDKDLAGQDAKDLYDAGEGRWGTDELAFSEVLARRNHKQLRATFQAYQILIGKDMEEAIEEETSGDLQKAYLTLVRCARDLEGYFADRLYKSMKGMGTDEETLIRIIVTRAEVDMQGIKAKFQEKYQKSLSDMVHSDTSGDFRKLLVALLH, encoded by the exons ATGGCAAAGATCCAGATCAGTCAACAAATCTGTAGTAAGTTCGAGAAGCTGCAGCTTTTGGCTGCCGATCCCTGTTCCCTTGTCTTGTTGCAAAAGCAGGGGACCAGTGAGGACATTGCCTACTGT GCCAAGGAAAGAAGTCATCAGGGTTTTGATGCGGATCGAGATGCAAAGAAACTGTATAAAGCCTGCAAAGGAATGG GAACTGATGAAGCAGCCATCATTGAAGTCTTATCGAGCAGGACATCAGAGGAGAGGcagaaaataaagcagaagtACAAGGCCAAGTACGGCAAG GACCTGGAGGATGTGCTCAAGAGTGAACTGAGTGGAAACTTCGAGAAGGCAGCCCTTGCTCTCCTGGACCGTCCCAACGAGTACGCTGCCCGGCAACTACAGAAAGCTATGAAGGGCATGGGAACAGATGAGGCTGTGCTTATTGAGATCCTCTGCACAAGAAGCAATAAG GAGATCGTCGCCATCAAGGAAGCCTACCAAAGGC tCTTTGACAAGAGTCTTGAATCAGATGTCAAAGACGACACGAGTGGAAACCTCAGGAGGATCCTGGTGTCCCTGCTACAG GCTAATCGGGATGAAGGAGATGAAGTGGACAAAGATCTGGCTGGACAGGATGCCAAAGATCTGTATGAT GCAGGGGAAGGCCGCTGGGGCACGGATGAGTTGGCCTTCAGTGAAGTTCTTGCCAGGAGGAACCACAAGCAGCTACGAGCCACCTTCCAAGCCTATCAGATA CTCATCGGCAAAGACATGGAAGAAGCCATTGAAGAAGAGACATCGGGAGACCTGCAGAAGGCCTATTTAACTCTGG TGAGATGTGCCCGGGACCTGGAGGGCTATTTTGCTGACCGTCTGTACAAGTCTATGAAAGGTATGGGGACCGATGAGGAGACATTGATTCGCATCATTGTGACCAGGGCTGAG GTGGACATGCAAGGCATAAAAGCCAAGTTCCAGGAGAAGTATCAGAAGTCTCTGTCTGACATGGTTCACTCAGACACCTCTGGGGACTTCCGGAAACTGCTGGTGGCCCTCTTACACTGA